The Phyllopteryx taeniolatus isolate TA_2022b chromosome 11, UOR_Ptae_1.2, whole genome shotgun sequence genome includes the window GGCCCGGCGCTGGCGCAGGCCAGAGAAACTGTTTGCTTCCTCAACCTTCACGTGGGCGTGGCCGGGAGGGCCACGCACACTCAGTTGCTCAGAGAGCCGGACCAATAAAAAGACGGCAAAAGTCGCCGTCGTTGGATAAAAGAAGAATCGGCACGGAATTCTGCAGccgggaagaagaaaaaaaggaattcatttatttccaaaacACGACGAAAAAGATACCAAATAGCCCGTCGCTCCATGGTGGTTTTCACTGTACAaagaatatatgaatatatataaatattatatatggaTATAAATATATGGAATTCCAAAAGTGACCAAGTTGAAGAACAAGGACAGGAAtgatcctttttctttttcctcctcctccgtttTGTATGATGAACGGCGTCACGATCGCCGACGCCGAGACGATGATGGCTCGTCGGACAACAAtcgcactgtgtgtgtgtgtgtgtgtgcgtgcgtgcgtgcgtgcgcgcttCCACCCCCGTTTTTTTAATAGTTGCCAACGGTCACTACGGCGTGCACATCgacaaaaggaaggaaggacacGAGGAGAGAAGGAAGCACATTTCTCAATTTCTGTTTCTCAATTAATTTTGCATCGACGTGAGTTTGACGAGCGGCGCCACCCGGTGGGCTGGCTGTTTGGGTGTCgaaacaagaaataaatgtgTCTATGTTGTATCCTCACCGTGACGAGCGCTCTTTGTGTGCGTTACGAGAACCGTCGTCATCGTCATTTCAGACAACAAAACTGTACGATGTCCTTTAGTTACATAATTACAGAATGCATGAAAATAGATCACGGCACATGTTGAATGAAAAGTTCAAAAGGTTTGAAATTATGATATTGGGATGACTGAGTTGACTTTTATTATTTCTTGCTGTGCTCCAGTCGTTTGGGGCAAAACATTGAAAAGAACCaatgagtgttttgtaaataaaCATGGACCAGCGAATTTGTCCGTGTGAATGACGAGAGGGCCAATTAAAATAAAGCTTGTCAATTTAGCTGATTCCAATTTTGGTGCCAAACAAAGAGCCCTGGGATTCGCCCAAATGGCTGccccaacttcctgttcaatatcGGGGCACGGGTCTTTTGCGACGTTTTTTCCGCGTCCATCAGTCAAACTACTGTCggtgctgatttttttttttccaggggcCGATACCGTCGTGTTCACGACCCctaaaataattttgataaaatacgcacacacgcaaaaattgtggaggtttttttttcttcagtttgacATTTGCTGCAGATTTTCCTGAAATTTACCGTTTGAAATTTCGAGCGAATCTTTGGCCGAGCCGCAGACGTCCGTGCGCACGCGCACTCGCACGTGTTGATCGCGCGTGTTGCACTTCCGAGGTTGTGAAGTCGCGAGCTGGCACCTTCTCGGAACGTTCTGTTCAAAAAGACTGTTATACTCAAAAGAtattacaaaagaaatgaataacAACCTGAAATGGAATCCGAATGAGAGATATATATCAAAGACTCATCTGCGGCTAGTAAACTTTCCCATTCAGCTCCCTCATGCTTACGCACACACGACAAACGGggcaaatttgagcatttttccaccCCCTCCGACGAATGTCAGCGAAACGTGATTATCGAGGGTGGTGGTTCGGCACTGGAGGGAGGTAGCAGtaagtactgtagttgtagtcGTAGCAGGAGCAAAACATGAAGGTTTGCCATCGTAAatgttgaacaggtttaacatttcagaaaaacccCGCTAACGCTCACCCCACAACATAATCACTCAGGATCGTCTTCTGAGACGTTTGATAATTGGGCCTTTGTCGACTTTGATTGGAACTGGGCTGAGAATTGGTCGATTATCGATTCGCGTGCGCCCCGCCGGCTTTGTTGGGCtgctgtttccatggcaacgcCGCAACAGGTACGCAAATCTCTGGTGTCCTTACCACCGATATCTTCACTCTACTTTAAGTCGATGAGACCGAAAACAAATGGAAAGCCAAGAAATGAGGATTTCACCGACTGATTGATCGGAACGCAACGCGTCTGTCGCAGGGAGGCGGCGAGTCGTCGGAAAACGAGACCACGAGGAGCTTCGTTTCTGTCGCGACTTTTCCTGTTCAACGAGCTCGTCGCCGTTTTGACATGATGACCGATGacgaaattatttttcttctcgtCAAAAAAGATGTTCGCCAACCTCAAACAGCGAAGAAAAGCCCTCGTTATCGTTTGATTGGCAAGCGGGAACTCACTCACGAAATTGCTTAGATCCTTAAATTGTCAATTTCAATGTGTCTTCAGTCAAGTCATGAGACTTCCTGTTTACCATGtgagacttcctgtgtgttgcCTGTTTACCTCGCAAGACTTCCTGTGTGGCATGTGTGACTTCCTGTTTACCATGtgagacttcctgtgtgttgtCTTAGATTTCCTGTTTACCTCGCAAGACTTCCTGTCTAACACGTGAAACTTCCTGTGCGGCACGTCACACTTCCTGTTTTCCATCTGATATTTCCGGTCTACCCTGcaagacttcctgtgtgtcatGTGAGACTTCCTGTCTAACACGTGACACTTCCTGTGCGGCACGTCACACTTCCTGTTTTCCATCTGATATTTCCGGTCTACCCTGCAAGACTTCCTGTGTATAAATGAGACTTCCTGTTTAACATGTGAAACTTCCTGTGTGCCACGTGAGACTTCCTGTTTCCTATGCACAACtttttctttgtcctctgaGACTTGCTGTTTTTTACAATGCAAATCAATTGAAGATGTCCGACTTCCTGTTTGCCGTCGAAGACTCCCTAATTCTTCTTATGGCACTtcctgtgtgttgtgtgtgaagCGTACAGGAAGCTGGCGCGAGGAAGACCGGAAAAACCGAAGACTCTTCCGACGTGAACGTTTTGCGCCGTCGTTCGTCGTCGTCGCTTGGTCGGCGTGCTAATGAAAGGCTATTTATAGGTCCGctgacattttgtgacattcagCGGCCACGCCGCGCTCCAATTACGAGACCCAAGCTGTGTGAAGTTCGCAGCGGACAGAAATAACACAGCGCAGGACTTCAACAGCTCCATAAACTCACATTTGCTTTGTGCCACAAAACGTACATGCCATTGACATGAAAGAAACACCTTTGATTATCAAATTTGTTCAGCGAATACGAACGCAAGCTTCAGCACGCACACAAGAACATTGTGAACATAACGTGAACATTTCTTTTGCGTAACAGAGAACGACAATTACAGTGAAGACGTTTTGCatattttggaaaacattttttaaaaatcaagaaaaaaaatctgccaatttTGGCAGATGTTTCATCCTGTTTGCgaagttaaacaaatacaaaataattttcaaacagtcaaatgtttggTCTGTAGTTCATGTTGACTGCAGTAAGCGTTAAGGCCAAAGAAAAAGGTATTTTATTaattctatttatttgttttttgttttttggattaATCAGTATATATATAAGCGGAAcgcaagatgaatgaatgagttatcagaattttttttttttccaaatatggacgttggcctaaaaaaaaaaatccatattggtcggccataatacataaaaaaagaaataaataaaagatatgtatataaaacaatGTGACCTAAGAGCAGAAGAAAGAGTAAGAAATGTGATTTATGACGCCTTCATCATAGACTCTAAAATCCGACAAATGTCGACTTCTATTTTGACtgtttgaaaactatctatggGACCCGGTTAAGTCCCGGTcgcaatttttggggggggttacaGATTTTGTCACCGCAACGGAGAAGACAGCTGGCTTTTTCCAACCGCTTACTTGAACCAGGAGCCCTCACCGCTTCGTGGCCGTGGTCCCTTTGAAGCCGATCTCGGTGCTGTAAGATGCTTCTACTAAGCCggctagttagcttagctgctAGTTAGCAGTAGCCGGCCAGCTCTTGTCAATCATCTGCCGCGACGTGTCGAATGAAGGGTTTTCATTtatctcacacacaaaaaaaagccacttgATGATTCATTCCCCTTTTTTCACATTGTTGATGTCGTGTTGGCAATGGAAAGCAAAAATGCTTTTTAGTGCGACAGCTCTTCATTTAACACGAGATTTGAAGAAAGCCTTCCAAATGAGTGAACCTGTTCATGAAAAATGTGTTCTTTGTGCTTCCTCCTTTGCAGCACCGTTCACGGAATctcgccgccgtcgccgccgctcGTGCCGCTCGTGTCTGGAATGACAAGTAGGAAGAATCAATCACTACGTCACTTCGTCTCTTTAAAGGAGAcagttatgcatttttttcacaatttgttccAAGGTGGCAGATTCAAATATCTGTGACGCGCTTccgtcaaaataccccaaggattaCAAGATACTTTACACTCAATTTGTTGTCGTGCTGAAATTAGCCCGTTTTGAGGGGGCAGCCCCGTTTCATGCAGTTCACGCCGCCCGCCAATGAAAATTGCGCAAAGTCAGGGTGTTGCGACGAGGCGAGCAAGCTCAATGTGCAGAAGGGAAGAAAATGAGCGCGTATTCAGAAAGACAGaaaaagctttttcactttttcaacaaatataaaCAGCCCCAAGCCGCAATTTAATCAAGTCTGCGCTGCTTAGCAGATGTTACTGCTGTTAGCTAGTGCTAAACTGTGCAGCCAACAAAGATAAATGCAGCTCtacttaccttttggctttgacatggttAGTCTTTCACATCGTGTAGTCATTTCAAAATGGCTCCGGATCTCCAGCGAGCTGGGCTGCCAAGTCGTGGTCCGAGAAACTCGCTGTGAGGGCGgggttatgtaaattagccacgTTGTGACATCGCAATAGGGTGCaaactgaaaataaagaaataaatgactaCATACTGCAGTAGTCGTGTGATGgaagtgtgcctttaaggggcgtggcctagtaaGCGACATCCCAAATAGACAAATTGCCAAGCGATGCCCGTGGCCAGAaggattgatatttttttttctttcctccaaaatgactttttttcctcctccttttttttctgagcaGGCCACGTGAAAGAGAATCTGCTTCCCAGGTTTTTCCCCGTGGGCGGGCGGGGGCGATTTGGCCGGCTCAGCCTGAGCGTGACGGCGAGGGGGGCGACGCCCGCCTACTAAACATATGCGGCGAGCGGCATATGAGATGCGGCGCGACAGCCAACGAGATCCCCGGAGATCTACCTGGGCTGGCGTCTGCGGCGATAAAAACGATAACGTCGTTAATCTCGGCCAATCCCAAACGCACCAGCTGCAACATCCCACAAGGGGGCGCTCCCCTTGCAAAATCAAAACTGCAGACGGTTTAAACAAGGCAAACGCACGACGCACGACAAAAGCAGAAGCTGCCCCCAATTAGCTACACTTCCATTTACGCTGCTACCTCGAGCGCGTTTTTCCAGACGCGAGCCGTCATTcggccaatttttttgcttggaCCCGAAAGCAAACATTAGAGATACGCGCGCTGTGCGGTGGCACCAAACTCAACTTGACTTCGCCGGTGGCACTTTGGCAATTGAATTCATCAATAattaatgtttaaaacaacaacatagtgTTTGCCTTTAAAGTCCGCAAGCGTAATGCTAATGTATAacgggaaacgccatagatgggttAACTCTACCAGCGTTTGAGTTTCAAATTCAGGTTTCAAGccgaactaactaactaatctTTTAATATTTCACACTCCCTGGGGCACGGCGAGGCAAAGTACGGCAtgcgggccacatctggcccatCCACAGATTCTGACCGGCCCTCGCAGCCtttatgaagtcaaaataaaatatccattttctctgcttttattttgatgtgcacGGTGAAGGGAAGAGGGGAATTTGGACTGCTCATGATTTGGAAGTCCTCACCAAGAATGAGAATATGAGTGAGtagaaatacagaaaaaaaatatggacaATTAATTAAAGCGTGATGTAATGTATACAGTAGATTTTAatgtgattaatttttttttttttaacttttaactatttaaaactttttttttttattttgtaacaatTTTTATTTCCTGTTATAGCAACACAAACTACCATAGCTTGACAAGCAGCAGCTTATTAAAGCATGACAAGTTATTGTTttataaaaagacaataaattcatatttaacACAATAGAGGTTAGCATGTCGGCAATTACTAAATACTACAATGTTTGTATATATTgggaaaataatgaaatattataCATATTATAATTTTGTCCTCCAGGATCACagaatgtgtgtttttaaaaaaaaaataaacaaacaatacgTCAGCATGTAGTGATTACGTTGTTTGGCTTTCAGCAGGCAGGAAAGggaaaaagaacagaaaaaagaaaaagacgttCTGCCCGCTAAGCAACATGTTGTCACAAATATGTCCACGCGCCGTCCAACTAAATTTCCTGCCGCTTTGTTTTGTCGACCCTCGGctggaacaaaaaaacatgatgggTGAACGTGTGATGAAAACAGAGGAAAAGGTCTTTAAAACGTGGACTGAAACATGCTTGAAACATGCTTAAAAGATTTGGAATTggaaaaagtgatgaaaatgtgacaaaaacagaagaaaatatgCTTAAAAATGGATTCAAAATGCTTACAAATGCCAAATTGATGACCAAAACAGTTGGAAAAATAAGAAGAACACGCTTAAAATGTGAATGAGAACATGATGAAAATGTGCTGAAAAGATAACAACATGCATAACAAcacagatgacaaaaaaagagtCAAACGTTCTGAAAAGATTCAAACAAAGTGAAAACGACAAAAACGTATAAACGGATGAAATCCTCCTCAAAACAGATGAAAATAGGGGGACACGTGGGGGGGGAGACGTGCTGAAAAcgtgattaaaaacaaacaagaacaaaaaaaaaaaaacatggctaaaaatgtatttgtattgttttcataCTTGCTGCAAGTGTCCACTAGAGTGTGCTGTTTCTCACACTTGCCCCGCCTCGCCTGCTTGTTCGTGCGTTCGCTTTGCTGTCAAGCGTCTTCTGCTGATGTCGGACATTCATGCGTGCGAGGGTCTTGGCCACGGAGGtctgtgagggggggggggggcagtaagTGAGGGTCAGCGGGGGGTCAAGCTGACAGATCTCCTTTGAGGTCCCGGCGAGAGACCCGAGAGAAAAAGTGATTTTGTCGGCACGCGCACACCACAAAATCGCAGAGACTATATTTTTCTTAACATGATTGTTGTCTCGCTTTTCACCTGTCAGATGATGTTTACTTCTCCCGGCAATTTCGCTAACTCGTAGCACCGCGCTACCCGCAAGCTAAGACCCGACTGGGACATTACCAATCGGTGGCAGATCAAATTAGCATCACGCGAACGGCAACGATGGTAGCTGCCGAATCCaagattttcattttgtttttcagcttCAGAGAGAGCGGCGTCAGGTCGCTCTCACGCGCACAAGAAAACTTGTACGCCTTGTAagactaacaaaaaaaatcacattttttcgaaataaaaaagttttacaAACCTGAAAAAAGTTGGGTGggacggtgaccgactggttagcacatctgcctcacagttgtggggaccggggttcaatccggcAGCAATTTAGCAGCATGCTAATGTCAAAGGTTGTTGGGACGTCATGTGCTAAACGCCGCCGTACTGACATCTAGCGGTGGTCAACCGAAACTGCAGCCTCTTAAGAAAACGAATAAACTTCATGTTTGTTACTTGAGGGATTAATATTACGTAATAAtgtcctctgacctttttttattattattattatttttacaaaaggaTTAAactaacattgtttttatgctGATGTTATTGAACTTGTTTATGAAGAACACAAACAAGGACGCGTGGTGCACCTGGACTGAAAGGTTACTCCCAAGGTCgtaccattattattataaatataaaaacgtCGATATGTCATCGTACGTGGTGTTGATAGAATCGGCCGGACGACCGCTCCTATTGATGAAACCTTCACTTAGCTTGGCACACGCAAATATTAACTGCTAATATAAtgcaatatattattttatttctctacaaaatgtgtttagaaatgtgatttttaattttttttaatttttgtagaCAAGGTCAGATAGCATCAGTGAGGTATCCAACATGCTCCCATTCGCGCGTGTGCGTCCAGTCGCAGTCAATTGCGGTGAGTGCGACGCGAGACGGCTAAGCCACATGATCGCTAAATGCAACACGTTGTTGGCAGCCGTTTTTCCCTTTACAGGATTATGGCCGctctcacgctgtccaattagGATTATCTACTTGGGAATCTCCGCTTGATCTCCGTGGCGGGAGTACAACTCGCACACGCGCAagtccacgcacacacacgattgGGATGTGCTTCTCCATCGCCGACGCGACACGATACGTCTCTCGATACGCTTCCCGCGATACTTTCACCGTGAGAATGCGACCACACGATACGATTCCCTCCCGTGATCGCAAAACACAATTCGATCCGGTGCCATTCAGTTAAAATACGATGAACGCCGATCCAACACGATACGATTCGCTCCGATTCCGATAAGATGCAATACGACACAATACGTGATACGATTCAATTGAGGTgaaagaaatggatggatatttcactCCAATTCCGATCCAATACAATCCGATTCACTCCAATTCCGATAAGATGCAATTCAATACCGTACCGTTCACTATATGATTACCTCCGATCACCTCTGAATGTGCTGCACAGTTATGAGAAACATTTACGACAATTATGACACAATTCCCTCCAATTAGGATAAGTGTCGATTCATTCCAATTTCAGTACGACGATTGACTCCATTTATATGACCCGATAAAATTCACTCCCATTAAGATACGAACCGATACAGtcaattacatgttttttttttattaaaatgacatttaaggCCTCACGATTTATCTCAAATCAGTTTCAACACCGTACAcacaattatttgtttgttttgatgtcCGTAAAACGCACGCACGCGTCAAGTAGAAGAGTAAGATGCGGTCGCCGCAAATGTTGCGACGCTGTCCGACACGTTGGTCGTGAGCGTCGACACAATGCGCGCCAAATGTCAACACGGTGACAAGGCGACGCGCACTTGAGTTTTCGGAGGAAAAGGTCGCGAAAGGTCGTCACCGGAGCTTTTCTTCGTGGAATCAAAGCAGAAGTCAAAGAGGACGTGAATATGTCacatcctgatttttttttccccacgctATGGTAATGATGTAAAGGCGGCAGAGTATTCGCGCAcgctgtgacattttgttttccgAGGAGCGAAATGACAAAAGGTGATGTTGACGAGCAGCGAGGCTAACTGGCTGACGCCACTGCCGGTCACagaactttgtttttgttttcactttgcgatagaaatacaatcaaattgaCATTTCTAAATGGTCTTGAATTTGTTTCATAATAAGTGACACATCTCAGCTTACAAATTGAAATGCACAATTCCCGAGTATTAGTAGTGAAATACCACCAATGACCACTGAGTGTCACTAGAATTCAATTCTTTTACTGACATTTTTCGGATTGACTGGGCTATGAAATATTGACAAATGACaactttatgtatttatttttaatttaaacgaCTGTCTCGATTAGCTCACAACTCAGGGGCTGTATTTTGCCAAGTGCAAACTTTAGAGAAAGGATTGACAGCAATTGTTCAATAACAGTGACTGCTGCTGTTAATTGTGTCCACCAGAGGTCGCACTGACgctacattttatttctgtgaaaatgaatacCCAAGTGGAAATATTTGAAGACACTGAATGTTGCAAAATGTCAGCCAACAGCTTCAATTCAAGGGATTGTTTTGGTGGAAgcttttgtatgtatttttttgtttgtttttgtttacatcgACCAGACAGGTAGATAACTGCTCCCTCCTTCTGAAAAACATCATCTGTAGATCCACTCCCATCAGTAAGTTCCAAGTTGAGTAAATTTCATGATTTGCCACATTTTGGAGCGGCtcggggtgaatgtggcccctgaCCTCAAACGACTGTGACGGCCCTGTAATGTTAACACAACCGCTGTTAACATTTaagatgattgtttttgttttttctttacgaACGGTAGAACCCTCCACACAGCTGCCATTCTCGAGTCACTCAGATTTTCTCTTTATTGATTTGTGTGCCCAAATGTTGTTGGAAAAGTCGACACGAGGGCCTTCACCAGGTCTGCACCGTTTCGTCCGACACGAACTTGCCGTGAGGCTCCGAAGCGCCGGCGGGAAGCAGAGCCAAGAAGACGGGCGTGACGGCGCCGTCCTCCGGAGACTTGGGGGCTTGGGGGCCCGCCATGTCGGTGCGCACCCAGCCGGGACAGCACGCGTTCACCAGGATCTGACGAGCAGCACAATCGCACAATCGCAGCCCGTGAGACGTTCCGAGAGGACCGCGTGCGTTCTGTTACCTGATCGTCCGGCCTCTCCTTGGACAGACGCCTCGCGTGGATCATGGACAGCGTCTGAATcgacacacgcacgcgcaaaTACACGCTGTCAGGACCAAAACAACCTGGATTCATTTCAAACATCCAGATGCCAAAATATTGTCAATTAAGGCAACTGTTAAAGTAACACCAACACTTTATAGACTTGGTGTTGGGGATTTCTTTACATGTAATACTTTGGTTTCAActtcatattttctccactttggTGACTTTTTGTGGCTTGTTATGTAATTAGCAGCATGTGACTGAATACGTGTgcgtgtcccaatacttttgtccaaccccgaccattttttcttctttcacttTTCACTTGCTGCAGGTGTCCCAACACTTTTGTCCAAcctcacttttttatttttctcctccTCATACGTGCCTGAACACGTTTGTACAAATGGCACACTCATTGTCGTCATTTTGATTTGCCTTtagtgtcccaatacttttgcccagCCAGCACGTATGAAAACGGCGAGTCACGGTACCGTCACGCCGATCTTGGAGACCCCGTAGGCCGTCTGGGGCCAGCCCTCCCGCTCGTGCTCGCCCTTCCCGGCGAGCTCCACGAAGCGTTCCATGAGTGCCGTCAGCTCGTCCTCGCCGATGTCGTCGCTGCGGAAACGCTCCCGCAGCCGCGCGCCGCACTTGTTGAGGCTGCGCACGCTCACGAAGCTCGACACGTTCACCACGCGGCCTGGACGACGACGAAGAAGAGGAACGAGTCACGTGACTTGAGTCCCGCACCGGGGGTAAGAGGAGTGTGTGCGTGACAATGCgggtgcatgcgtgcgtgcggcGACCTCCAGCTTTGACGAGCGGCAGGAAGTGGGTCAGCACGTCCCGCGTGCCGAAGTAGTTGGTCCGCAGCGTCACGTCGGCCTGCGTGGCGAACGGAGTCGTGTCGGCCACTAAACGCGGACGACAAAAAGTGCACTTCGTTAGCATGAGCCCGCGTGGTAGCCCCACGCTATTCCGCATCATCGGGAGCCGCCACACACGGCCATTCGCTGAAAGAGGAGAGAATTGTTTTCTGCCGGTGTCTTGtcaaaaaagctttttaatgATTTATGTTGCTCTTACTTTCTTTCTATCACAAACAACTAGCATTTGAaatggggtgtgtagactttttatatgcactctgtatacagtatatgtcctcgccatagatagatagatagatagatagatagatagatagataggtaggtatAAAACAGATTTGGCGTGACGGGGGGGGGTCGTGGGCCAGCGGTACCTTTAAAAGCGATGCCGGCGTTATTGACGAGCACGTCCACGCCGCCGTACTTGCGTTTGAAGAAGTCGGCCGCCACCGCGATACTGCCGACGTCGGTGACGTCCAGCCGATGGAAGTCGACCTTCAGACCCTCGGCGCTCAAGGACGCCACGGCCTCCCGGCCACGCCCCCTGCCGAAGAGAAGAGcggccagtgttttttttttttgcaggcgtCTCGGCGGTCACGTGAGCGGGCGTACTCGTCTCTGGCGGTGAGGTAGATGTCGCCGCGGAACCGCTCGCAGAGAGCCCGCACGATGGCCAAGCCGATGCCTTTGTTGCCCCCTGTCACCACGGCGACCTTGCTCGACATCACTGGGTGAAGTTGACACCAGGAAAtgttgaagaaaagatgaacaAAATGAATGAGCCACAGTAATTTGTTCTTTCGACGGGCTGCATTTTCAACACAAACGTTTGTTTTGTACGCATCACATGTCACACacgaatttttggggggggctttAAACAACAAGGCAGCCAGTGTTTGGTCAAACAAGCACCGCTACGGTTTTCAACGAGTGGAAAATGTTAATACTTTCGAATAGCAGACGAATTCGGTTACACGCTTGATGCAGCCAGCGTGTCATTCCCATgatgtcccagattatcgcgccactcgtcactttaaaccgcatacactcgcCTTGAAGTGTCGGcgcccctttgcacaatgctcattgcaccggactgttgcgagattagtcattcgaactgctcgaagtgcaagaggactctgcatcttttgcaccattgtaaataaatacatttaccggcattaccagataactattaaccctttattgctcagtgactgctttttttttgtcaatgtctttctgtctccaaagtgttctctgtcaattgactgactgttgtcgtactcgagcggctccaactacccgagacaaattccttgtgtgtgttttttggacatacttggcaaataaagatgattccgattctgattctgatgatgatCTGTTCAGAGTCCTATCTAGCAATCTTGTTTGCAACTATGGCTGGAATGGAGCCGACTATATGAAACGTGCATTCGATGAGATTCCAAATGTCCGGAACgaaaataatactttgtttGTTGATGATGCAGAAATTGAGCGCATTCTTGCTGAGTCATGGTGACTGCTTCTGTTTAGATCATCCGAAAAGACGAGGAAAACAATAGTGAGGATCAATTTTACAATATTACAAACCGTGTATCATAATGTCAAATAAtgacacacaaaagcacaaaaataacCTGAGCTCttgtctcaatttttttttaatttaatcttgCAGTATGTACacctaataaaatacaattcaatagCTGTGTGCTTTCGAAGTGCACAAATAAATAAGCAGTTCACTTGATGAAATTGAACCCCGATGCATTCTttatcattttgattgtttcgcgcccaaaaaaaaaaaaaaaaacagcgaaaACGTTTGTCAAACTAACTCGGAGAAAACACAATAGTTCGCATTTTTAACATTTCCGACCAATGAGCAGGTTTGACCTTTCAACAAAAGCCAAGTAGCAGGCTGCTCACATGAAACATTTAGCAGCTGCTGTTTTGTGCACTTGTAGCAATGTTTAAGATTTCCAATGATAACTAAGGTTTCTTACTTGAAATTGTTGTGCTGTGCGTCGGAGAAAGACCAAGAAACTGCTGGAACACAACAAGCTGGATGCACTTCTGCGCAGCCCTACTGCGCATACCCGGAAAGGCTTCGCTGCACTTTCCCAGGACGTTAACCTGGAAAAGTCCGGATAAATTGATTAATATGCGCAC containing:
- the cbr1 gene encoding carbonyl reductase [NADPH] 1 isoform X1; the encoded protein is MRSRAAQKCIQLVVFQQFLGLSPTHSTTISMMSSKVAVVTGGNKGIGLAIVRALCERFRGDIYLTARDEGRGREAVASLSAEGLKVDFHRLDVTDVGSIAVAADFFKRKYGGVDVLVNNAGIAFKVADTTPFATQADVTLRTNYFGTRDVLTHFLPLVKAGGRVVNVSSFVSVRSLNKCGARLRERFRSDDIGEDELTALMERFVELAGKGEHEREGWPQTAYGVSKIGVTTLSMIHARRLSKERPDDQVTERTRSSRNVSRAAIVRLCCSSDPGERVLSRLGAHRHGGPPSPQVSGGRRRHARLLGSASRRRFGASRQVRVGRNGADLVKALVSTFPTTFGHTNQ
- the cbr1 gene encoding carbonyl reductase [NADPH] 1 isoform X2; this translates as MRSRAAQKCIQLVVFQQFLGLSPTHSTTISMMSSKVAVVTGGNKGIGLAIVRALCERFRGDIYLTARDEGRGREAVASLSAEGLKVDFHRLDVTDVGSIAVAADFFKRKYGGVDVLVNNAGIAFKVADTTPFATQADVTLRTNYFGTRDVLTHFLPLVKAGGRVVNVSSFVSVRSLNKCGARLRERFRSDDIGEDELTALMERFVELAGKGEHEREGWPQTAYGVSKIGVTTLSMIHARRLSKERPDDQILVNACCPGWVRTDMAGPQAPKSPEDGAVTPVFLALLPAGASEPHGKFVSDETVQTW